One Sphingobacteruim zhuxiongii DNA window includes the following coding sequences:
- a CDS encoding NUDIX hydrolase produces the protein MEKWKVLDSKYIIQRPWATLRVDRLEMPNGNIKDEYYVLEYPQWVNMVAITKTNKILFVRQYRHGAGEILVELPAGVVEDGEDPEVAARRELLEETGYAFGSLEYVCKLYANPATSGNPTYTYILRDGVKIQEQELDASEDIEVVEMDIEEAKTFLFENKIGQALHSSALFYSFKKLGLL, from the coding sequence ATGGAAAAGTGGAAAGTATTAGACTCTAAATACATCATACAACGCCCTTGGGCGACGTTAAGAGTAGATCGGCTAGAAATGCCTAACGGCAATATAAAAGACGAATACTACGTCTTAGAATACCCTCAATGGGTGAATATGGTTGCTATTACGAAAACGAACAAAATTCTCTTTGTTCGTCAATATCGTCATGGCGCAGGAGAGATCCTCGTAGAATTACCTGCTGGGGTGGTTGAAGATGGTGAAGATCCAGAAGTAGCTGCTCGACGCGAGCTATTGGAAGAAACGGGCTATGCTTTCGGTTCTCTGGAATATGTTTGTAAACTCTATGCTAATCCTGCTACTTCCGGGAATCCAACATACACTTATATTCTACGCGACGGAGTAAAAATACAGGAACAAGAACTTGATGCATCAGAAGATATCGAAGTCGTGGAGATGGATATTGAAGAAGCGAAGACATTCCTATTTGAAAATAAAATCGGACAGGCATTGCACAGCTCTGCCCTATTCTACAGTTTTAAGAAGTTAGGTTTATTATAA
- a CDS encoding nicotinamide mononucleotide adenylyltransferase — protein sequence MAREIYETKRKALKINLNPDIYGTFAEIGAGQEVARNFFEAGAASGTIAKTISAYDMAFSDAIYGVEESGRYVSRTRLNKMLDHEFDLLKERLQGEKYDSKKFFAFADTVTTLNFTKSNEPHGWIGIRFQHEVDGPTNDIVIHVRLLDSDNRLQTKVLGILGVNLVFAAYYYAENPQTMIESLVDNLSIGSVEIDLVKVSGPIFEKANERLLNLYLIAKGFAKAAIFKPDAKAAQIKDYLYKKNIIILRTKYRQKSNPNFDLFNLAVEEFRKNTGATAENTVVLIEVLMGNVLDENSNITDEDLNYFAERAEYLCSTGNNILVSNFRRNNHLAEFVQSFKPRHVGIATNVFNLKNIFNTHNYNKENYTNELLSYISGMFSKNVKLYAYPYLDKKKEQIVTTKNMPVSEEAKPLFDFLIQNKYIIDIENYDEKFVKEI from the coding sequence ATGGCTAGAGAAATTTATGAAACAAAGCGAAAAGCGCTAAAAATCAACCTTAACCCTGATATTTACGGAACGTTCGCCGAGATTGGTGCAGGGCAAGAAGTAGCTCGTAATTTCTTTGAAGCGGGTGCAGCTTCTGGAACGATTGCAAAAACGATATCTGCCTATGATATGGCTTTTTCTGATGCAATTTACGGTGTTGAAGAATCAGGTCGCTATGTTAGCCGCACGCGCTTGAACAAAATGCTAGATCATGAATTCGATTTATTAAAAGAACGTTTACAAGGAGAAAAATACGACAGCAAGAAATTCTTTGCTTTTGCAGATACGGTAACTACGCTAAATTTCACGAAATCCAATGAACCACATGGGTGGATCGGTATCCGATTCCAACATGAAGTCGATGGACCTACAAATGATATTGTAATTCACGTTCGCCTCTTAGATAGTGACAACCGATTACAAACAAAGGTGTTGGGAATCTTAGGTGTTAATCTTGTTTTTGCAGCGTATTATTATGCGGAAAACCCGCAAACCATGATTGAGTCATTAGTCGACAACCTATCAATTGGTTCCGTAGAGATCGATTTAGTGAAAGTGTCAGGACCTATCTTTGAAAAGGCAAATGAACGCTTATTAAACTTGTATTTAATCGCTAAAGGTTTCGCAAAAGCCGCCATATTTAAACCTGATGCGAAAGCAGCACAAATCAAAGATTATCTTTATAAGAAGAATATCATTATTCTCCGCACTAAGTATCGTCAGAAGTCAAACCCAAACTTTGACCTATTCAACTTAGCCGTAGAAGAATTCCGCAAGAATACTGGTGCTACAGCAGAAAACACGGTTGTTTTAATCGAAGTACTTATGGGTAATGTATTAGATGAAAACTCTAATATCACCGATGAGGATTTAAATTATTTCGCAGAACGTGCTGAATACTTATGTTCCACAGGAAATAACATTTTAGTATCTAACTTTCGCCGTAACAATCACCTCGCAGAATTTGTTCAAAGCTTCAAACCAAGACATGTCGGTATTGCAACCAACGTATTCAACTTGAAGAATATATTCAATACACATAACTACAACAAGGAAAACTATACCAACGAGCTGCTATCTTATATCTCGGGCATGTTCAGCAAAAACGTAAAACTTTATGCTTACCCATATCTCGACAAAAAGAAGGAGCAAATCGTTACAACGAAAAATATGCCGGTCTCGGAAGAAGCAAAGCCGTTATTCGACTTCCTTATTCAAAACAAATACATTATCGATATCGAGAACTACGATGAGAAATTCGTAAAAGAGATTTAA
- a CDS encoding phospho-sugar mutase: protein MGNLDKETQSRINQWLTNEYDLATVAEVQQLVDNNEETELLDSFYKELEFGTGGLRGIMGVGSNRMNKYTIGKATQGLANYLIKQFPGEDIKVAVSYDSRNNSQAFGNLVADVFSANGIHVYLFKELRPTPVLSFAVRHFHCQGGVMLTASHNPKEYNGYKAYWNDGGQLVAPHDKNVISEVNAIQSVNEIKFDRDERNITLVGEDFDDIYIAANTKLSIHPEAVQAQKDLKIVYSPIHGTGITVVPKILKAWGFEQVTIVDEQAEPNGNFPTVIYPNPEEEEAMAKAKQKGQDIDADVVMATDPDADRVGVAIKTPSGTFQLINGNQIGSLLSYYVLSSKKALGQLKPNDYIVKTIVTSNLFAAIADAHQVKYYETLTGFKYIGEVMTNLLGKENYLVGGEESYGYLVGDLVRDKDAVNSCAFIAEMTAYFKSQGKSLYDVLIELYLKYGFYKEKLISLTKKGKAGADEIKQMMADLRANLPKSLGDIEVVEVRDYQLSETTDMKTGKKSKIDLPKSDVLQFITIDGDVISARPSGTEPKIKFYCSVKEKLSFSTDYGQVSNRLDDKVDVMMADIIKD, encoded by the coding sequence ATGGGCAATTTAGATAAAGAAACACAATCGAGAATCAACCAATGGTTGACGAACGAATACGACCTAGCAACGGTTGCTGAGGTGCAACAACTGGTCGACAACAATGAAGAGACAGAATTATTAGACTCTTTCTACAAGGAGTTAGAATTTGGTACAGGGGGCTTAAGGGGTATTATGGGTGTCGGTTCGAACCGTATGAACAAATACACGATTGGCAAAGCGACACAAGGATTAGCTAACTATTTGATTAAGCAATTCCCAGGAGAGGATATTAAAGTCGCCGTTTCTTACGACAGTCGAAATAATTCACAGGCATTCGGAAATCTTGTTGCCGATGTGTTTTCTGCGAATGGTATTCATGTTTATCTTTTCAAAGAATTACGTCCTACTCCAGTATTATCCTTTGCTGTTCGTCATTTCCACTGCCAGGGCGGTGTCATGCTTACGGCTTCTCACAACCCGAAAGAATACAACGGTTATAAAGCTTACTGGAATGATGGAGGACAACTGGTTGCTCCTCATGACAAAAATGTAATTTCCGAGGTGAATGCCATACAGTCAGTGAATGAAATCAAATTTGATCGCGACGAGCGAAACATTACGCTCGTGGGAGAGGATTTTGACGATATCTACATTGCCGCTAATACCAAGCTTTCGATCCATCCAGAAGCTGTACAGGCGCAAAAAGACCTAAAGATTGTCTATTCGCCAATTCATGGAACAGGTATCACAGTTGTACCAAAAATATTAAAAGCTTGGGGATTCGAACAAGTCACTATTGTTGATGAGCAAGCGGAGCCAAATGGTAATTTCCCAACGGTCATCTATCCTAATCCAGAGGAAGAAGAGGCTATGGCAAAAGCAAAGCAAAAAGGTCAAGATATTGACGCTGATGTAGTCATGGCAACAGACCCAGATGCCGACCGCGTTGGAGTGGCAATCAAGACTCCATCGGGAACTTTCCAACTCATCAATGGCAATCAAATTGGTAGTTTATTAAGCTACTATGTGCTATCATCAAAAAAAGCATTAGGACAACTTAAACCTAATGACTACATCGTAAAAACAATTGTAACCTCGAATTTATTCGCCGCGATAGCGGATGCACATCAGGTTAAATACTACGAAACTTTAACCGGGTTTAAATACATCGGAGAAGTAATGACCAATTTGCTTGGCAAGGAAAATTACCTTGTTGGCGGAGAGGAAAGCTATGGTTATTTAGTTGGTGACCTGGTTCGAGATAAAGACGCCGTAAATTCTTGTGCTTTTATTGCTGAGATGACCGCTTACTTTAAGAGTCAAGGGAAATCGCTCTATGATGTATTGATTGAATTATATTTAAAGTACGGATTCTACAAAGAGAAACTTATCTCTTTAACTAAAAAAGGTAAGGCGGGAGCGGATGAGATCAAACAAATGATGGCTGATCTGCGTGCAAACCTTCCAAAGTCTTTAGGTGATATTGAAGTCGTTGAGGTTCGCGATTATCAACTGAGCGAAACAACTGACATGAAAACGGGTAAGAAATCGAAAATTGATTTACCGAAATCTGATGTTCTTCAGTTCATCACGATCGATGGTGATGTAATCTCTGCGCGTCCTTCGGGAACAGAACCAAAGATTAAGTTCTATTGTTCAGTGAAAGAGAAGTTATCCTTCTCTACAGATTATGGACAAGTCTCAAACCGTTTAGATGATAAAGTTGACGTCATGATGGCGGATATAATCAAAGACTAA
- the gcvP gene encoding aminomethyl-transferring glycine dehydrogenase, giving the protein MSNINYQEKFQDRHNGPSASQVEEMLTVLGVSSLEELIEQTVPAQIRKKEPLKLPAALSEVAYLEKVAQIAEKNKVFKSYIGQGYFDVILPGVIQRNVFENPGWYTQYTPYQAEIAQGRLQALLNFQTMVSDLTGLEVANASLLDEATAAAEAMFMLYSTRKNKDAHTFLVTPNIYPQTLDVLQTRAVPFGVEIRVADLTVDNLADDVFAAFVQYPAADGSVADYKEFTAFAHDKNITICVATDLMALALLTPPGEWGADVVVGNSQRFGVPMGFGGPHAAFFATKDAYKRNIPGRIIGVTSDSNGEYALRMALQTREQHIRRDKASSNICTAQALLAIMASFYAVYHGPQGIKNIALRINDLTKLADKAIQALGYKQVNTSYFDTLRFEVDKELSPLKSEALNQELNFYYADNTVGISIDETTTLADIETIVKVFAKIKGKSVNDVDLSAFTNELGNSIPEELERTSDYLTHPVFNSYHSESEMLRYIKSLEAKDLSLCHSMIPLGSCTMKLNATTEMVPVTWARFGGLHPFAPVDQTTGYMQLINELNDWLCEITGFAKMSFQPNSGAQGEYAGLMVIRAYHHSRGDLHRDICLIPASAHGTNPASASMAGLKVVVVKCDERGNIDVEDLRAKATEHAANLNSLMVTYPSTHGVFEEPIVEICNIIHENGGQVYMDGANMNAQVGLTSPGYIGADVCHLNLHKTFCIPHGGGGPGMGPIGVASHLVPFLPNHEVIEISGEEGISAVSAAPFGSASILVISHAYIAMMGGEGLTDATKTAILNANYIKARLESHYPVLYAGANGRCAHEMILDCREFKNVGVEVADIAKRLMDYGFHAPTVSFPVAGTLMVEPTESESKAELDRFCEALIAIRQEIAAVENGEVDQKDNVLKHAPHTARVVTADEWDRPYSRQKAAYPVEYLRVNKFWPSVGRVNDSQGDRTLICSCPPIEAYAEA; this is encoded by the coding sequence ATGAGTAACATAAATTACCAAGAGAAATTCCAGGATCGCCATAATGGTCCTAGCGCTTCGCAAGTAGAGGAAATGTTGACTGTACTTGGCGTTAGCTCTTTAGAAGAACTTATTGAGCAAACAGTACCTGCGCAAATTCGTAAAAAAGAGCCTTTAAAGTTACCTGCAGCATTAAGTGAGGTGGCTTACCTTGAAAAGGTTGCTCAAATCGCCGAAAAAAATAAAGTATTCAAATCTTATATCGGTCAAGGATATTTCGATGTGATTTTACCAGGAGTGATCCAACGTAACGTATTCGAAAATCCAGGATGGTATACACAATACACGCCTTATCAAGCAGAGATCGCTCAAGGTCGTCTTCAAGCGTTATTGAACTTCCAAACGATGGTTTCTGACCTTACAGGATTAGAAGTTGCAAATGCTTCCCTACTAGATGAAGCGACGGCAGCTGCCGAAGCGATGTTTATGCTATATAGCACACGTAAAAACAAAGACGCTCATACTTTCTTAGTAACGCCAAACATCTATCCTCAAACATTAGACGTATTGCAAACTAGAGCGGTACCTTTTGGTGTTGAGATTCGTGTTGCAGATTTAACGGTAGATAACCTAGCCGACGATGTATTCGCTGCTTTTGTTCAATACCCTGCCGCTGACGGTTCTGTAGCAGATTATAAAGAGTTCACAGCGTTTGCACACGATAAAAACATTACGATCTGTGTTGCTACAGATTTAATGGCTTTAGCTCTTTTAACGCCTCCAGGCGAATGGGGAGCGGATGTAGTTGTGGGTAACTCTCAACGTTTCGGAGTACCAATGGGTTTTGGTGGTCCACACGCTGCGTTCTTCGCAACAAAAGACGCTTACAAACGTAATATTCCAGGTCGTATCATTGGTGTAACTTCAGACTCAAATGGAGAATACGCTTTACGTATGGCCCTTCAAACTCGTGAGCAACATATCCGTAGAGATAAAGCTTCTTCAAATATTTGTACTGCGCAAGCGCTATTAGCGATTATGGCGTCATTCTACGCGGTATATCATGGTCCTCAAGGAATCAAAAATATTGCTTTAAGAATCAACGACTTGACTAAACTTGCGGATAAAGCAATTCAAGCATTAGGATACAAACAAGTTAATACTTCATACTTCGACACCTTGCGTTTTGAAGTTGACAAAGAACTTAGCCCATTGAAGTCAGAAGCGTTGAATCAAGAGCTTAACTTCTATTATGCGGATAATACCGTAGGAATCTCTATTGACGAGACAACTACCTTAGCAGATATTGAAACAATCGTTAAAGTATTTGCGAAGATTAAAGGTAAATCAGTAAACGATGTTGACTTATCTGCATTCACAAATGAATTAGGAAACTCAATTCCTGAGGAATTGGAGCGCACTTCGGATTACCTAACGCATCCAGTATTCAATAGCTACCATTCGGAGAGTGAGATGTTACGTTACATCAAGTCTTTGGAGGCGAAGGATCTTTCATTATGTCATTCTATGATTCCACTTGGATCATGTACCATGAAATTGAATGCGACGACTGAAATGGTTCCTGTTACTTGGGCTCGTTTTGGTGGCTTACATCCATTTGCTCCAGTAGATCAAACAACGGGCTATATGCAGTTGATAAACGAGCTGAATGACTGGTTATGTGAGATTACTGGATTTGCTAAAATGTCTTTCCAACCGAACTCTGGTGCGCAAGGAGAGTATGCAGGTCTGATGGTAATTCGCGCTTATCACCATAGTCGTGGCGATTTACACAGAGATATCTGTTTAATCCCTGCATCTGCACATGGTACTAACCCTGCGTCAGCTTCAATGGCTGGTTTAAAAGTGGTTGTTGTAAAATGTGATGAACGTGGAAATATCGACGTAGAAGATTTAAGAGCGAAGGCAACTGAACACGCAGCAAACCTAAACTCTTTAATGGTGACTTATCCATCAACACACGGTGTATTCGAAGAACCTATTGTTGAGATTTGTAATATTATTCACGAAAACGGTGGACAAGTATACATGGATGGCGCAAATATGAACGCTCAAGTAGGTTTAACCAGCCCAGGATATATTGGTGCTGACGTTTGTCACTTGAATTTACATAAAACGTTCTGTATTCCTCACGGTGGTGGTGGTCCAGGTATGGGGCCAATTGGTGTGGCATCACATTTAGTGCCTTTCCTTCCTAACCATGAAGTGATTGAAATATCAGGTGAAGAAGGTATTTCTGCAGTATCTGCAGCACCTTTCGGTTCGGCATCAATCTTAGTTATTTCTCACGCTTATATTGCAATGATGGGTGGAGAGGGATTAACGGATGCAACGAAAACAGCAATATTGAACGCAAATTATATTAAAGCACGTCTAGAGTCGCACTATCCTGTATTATATGCAGGAGCAAACGGCCGTTGTGCTCACGAAATGATTTTAGATTGTCGTGAGTTCAAGAACGTAGGTGTTGAAGTTGCCGATATCGCTAAACGTTTAATGGACTACGGTTTCCACGCTCCAACTGTATCTTTCCCTGTTGCTGGTACTTTGATGGTAGAGCCTACTGAATCTGAATCAAAAGCGGAATTAGATCGTTTCTGTGAAGCATTGATTGCTATTCGTCAAGAGATTGCAGCAGTAGAGAACGGAGAAGTTGATCAAAAAGACAATGTATTGAAACATGCTCCGCATACGGCACGTGTTGTAACGGCTGATGAGTGGGATAGACCTTACTCACGTCAAAAAGCAGCGTATCCTGTAGAGTATTTAAGAGTAAATAAATTCTGGCCTTCTGTAGGTCGTGTAAACGATTCACAAGGTGATAGAACATTAATCTGTTCATGCCCTCCAATCGAAGCTTACGCTGAAGCGTAA
- a CDS encoding 3-keto-disaccharide hydrolase has translation MSRINLLLTTLFLLLTAMSTETSAQKKLFKFGVERSFEESIINGKKQGKPIQWIDVNTSDTTWVPKGKVLVNKGNPIGVIRSEKMYENFIIHVEWRHLEKGGNSGVFVWSDAVPGKNDLPLGMEVQMLELDWVNQHTKDGVVPPIAYVHGELFGAGGMTASPDNPRGERSKSLENRCLGVGEWNKYTVVCIDGTVKLAINGKFVNSIRLASKRKGYVCLEAEGALMEFRNFQLIELEPGIVRPEFVVDAL, from the coding sequence ATGAGCAGAATAAACCTATTACTTACAACGTTATTTTTATTGTTGACTGCAATGTCCACAGAGACATCCGCCCAGAAGAAACTATTTAAGTTTGGGGTAGAGAGAAGTTTTGAGGAGTCCATAATTAATGGTAAAAAGCAAGGAAAACCAATACAGTGGATTGATGTGAATACTTCCGACACCACATGGGTACCTAAAGGGAAGGTGTTAGTGAACAAAGGGAATCCAATTGGCGTCATTCGTTCTGAAAAAATGTATGAGAATTTTATCATCCATGTAGAGTGGCGACACTTAGAGAAAGGAGGGAATTCGGGAGTGTTTGTTTGGTCGGATGCGGTTCCTGGTAAGAATGACTTACCGTTGGGGATGGAAGTTCAGATGCTGGAGTTAGATTGGGTAAATCAACATACCAAGGATGGTGTTGTTCCTCCGATTGCTTACGTGCATGGTGAATTATTTGGTGCTGGCGGAATGACCGCTTCTCCGGATAATCCCCGTGGCGAACGGAGTAAGTCTCTTGAAAATCGCTGTCTGGGAGTTGGAGAGTGGAATAAGTATACGGTCGTTTGTATCGACGGTACGGTAAAGTTGGCGATAAATGGTAAATTTGTGAACAGTATCCGACTTGCTTCAAAGCGAAAAGGGTATGTTTGCTTAGAAGCCGAGGGGGCGCTAATGGAGTTCCGGAATTTTCAATTAATTGAATTGGAACCCGGGATAGTTAGACCCGAATTTGTTGTCGATGCACTTTAG
- a CDS encoding Crp/Fnr family transcriptional regulator, with the protein MTTYENLQHSNFYSYYSKTGLSVADFEQLSHLFEFREVDHNQLIMRAGEVCKHILFVEKGLLQLFSLDEKGGEHIMQFAPENWLLMDRSSMYFNEPSNYYIKALEPSTVVFIQPNFLEEAGKINHEFTCFTETSLQRNIHFLQRRINSLLAMSAKERYLEFVAMYPQLLLRVPQWMIASYLGITPESLSRVRREIAKDSF; encoded by the coding sequence ATGACAACCTACGAAAATCTACAACATTCGAATTTTTATTCTTATTACAGCAAGACTGGTCTTTCAGTGGCTGATTTTGAGCAACTAAGTCATCTATTTGAATTTCGTGAAGTTGACCATAACCAATTGATTATGCGTGCTGGAGAGGTTTGTAAACATATTCTTTTTGTAGAAAAAGGATTGTTACAACTGTTTAGTTTAGATGAAAAAGGAGGGGAACATATTATGCAGTTTGCTCCGGAGAACTGGCTTTTAATGGATCGTTCTAGTATGTATTTTAATGAACCTTCCAATTATTACATTAAAGCGTTGGAGCCATCTACAGTCGTGTTTATCCAGCCTAACTTCCTGGAAGAAGCGGGTAAAATAAATCATGAATTCACCTGTTTTACGGAAACTTCTCTACAAAGAAATATTCATTTTCTCCAACGAAGGATTAATTCTTTATTAGCGATGTCTGCAAAAGAGAGGTATTTAGAATTTGTTGCAATGTATCCGCAATTGTTACTGCGTGTGCCGCAATGGATGATCGCTTCTTATTTAGGGATCACTCCAGAAAGTTTAAGCCGAGTGCGAAGAGAGATTGCGAAAGATTCTTTCTAA
- a CDS encoding N-acetylmuramoyl-L-alanine amidase, which produces MIKNVFLYFVIVVLATSCAGGKYAASEKVYKKKAQEFAEVYKEAPVEGQLAKIAADQKEWIASTNFGMRKPNYVMIHHTAQASLDQTVKTFHNQKVGVSSHYVIGRDGKIVQMVNDYFRAHHAGAGRWGNDTDLNSSSIGIELDNNGTTDPWPDSQIQSLVKLLQYLKTSYNIPQGNFIGHMDYAPSRKNDPSRFPWKILADQGFGYWYDQPLEEVPANFDVKVALKIIGFDVKNLDAAIKGFKYHYIQENPNVATLNEQDMRILYAIFKKYLD; this is translated from the coding sequence ATGATTAAAAACGTATTTCTGTATTTTGTAATTGTCGTATTAGCGACTTCATGTGCTGGTGGAAAATATGCCGCTTCTGAGAAAGTATACAAAAAGAAGGCTCAGGAATTTGCAGAGGTTTATAAAGAAGCTCCAGTGGAGGGGCAGCTCGCAAAAATTGCTGCAGATCAAAAGGAATGGATTGCATCAACGAACTTTGGAATGAGGAAACCTAATTATGTAATGATTCATCATACTGCACAAGCTTCCTTAGATCAAACGGTTAAGACATTTCATAATCAGAAAGTAGGGGTAAGCTCACATTATGTGATCGGTCGCGATGGAAAGATTGTACAGATGGTTAATGATTATTTCAGAGCGCATCATGCTGGTGCTGGAAGATGGGGGAATGATACAGATTTAAATTCTTCTTCGATTGGTATTGAACTTGACAACAATGGAACAACCGATCCATGGCCAGATAGTCAAATCCAATCTTTGGTAAAGCTTTTACAATACTTAAAAACATCCTATAATATCCCTCAAGGGAATTTTATAGGCCATATGGACTACGCACCATCTCGTAAGAATGACCCGTCTAGATTTCCGTGGAAGATATTAGCGGATCAAGGATTTGGATACTGGTATGATCAGCCACTTGAGGAAGTGCCCGCAAATTTTGATGTGAAAGTCGCGTTAAAAATTATAGGCTTTGATGTGAAAAACCTAGATGCTGCAATTAAAGGGTTTAAATACCACTATATTCAAGAGAACCCGAATGTAGCGACACTGAACGAACAAGATATGCGTATTTTATATGCGATTTTTAAGAAATATCTAGATTAG
- the bshC gene encoding bacillithiol biosynthesis cysteine-adding enzyme BshC: MKATYIDYSDTGSFSKTLLAYLAKQPDLASYYGNFPNLDGFKQQIEEQKKFQYRELLVDQLKVQYGSLLETSPEVAQNLERLKQNNTFTVTTGHQLNIFTGPLYFIFKIITTIKLANDLKVKFPENDFVPVYWMATEDHDFAEINHTRVYGKKISWDVDALSATGRMKTDSMIEVVKQYCNTFGLSENSSKLTELVEEAYLSNSSLADATRTFVNSLFKSFGLVIIDADQTALKKVFAPIIEKDILEEHSWHKIEETSKSLKSAGYNTQVHAREINFFYLTDEFRERIVRTADGRFEVLHQNIFFTEDEIKQEIKQNPERFSPNVVMRPLYQELILPNLAYIGGGAEIVYWLQLKANFDFYKVQFPILVPRNSALITDDSIAGKVFRLDFTFKSIFKPVNTLKNEYVRRKTKHRLNLQDEWMELNSIFGKIKLRAHKIDPSLGPSTDAVKARLKKAINSLEKKLLKAEKRNHEDALIQIERVKDKLFPGGGLQERTENFAVLYIKYGDELFNDLLKNFQPLAFKFSVLY, translated from the coding sequence ATGAAAGCGACATATATTGATTATAGCGATACCGGCAGTTTTTCCAAGACCTTATTAGCTTATCTGGCGAAACAGCCAGATTTAGCTTCTTATTACGGGAATTTCCCTAATCTTGATGGCTTTAAACAGCAAATTGAAGAGCAAAAGAAATTCCAATATCGTGAACTTCTTGTTGATCAACTTAAGGTTCAATACGGCAGTTTGCTGGAAACTTCCCCTGAAGTCGCTCAAAATCTAGAGCGCTTAAAACAAAACAATACTTTTACGGTTACCACGGGTCATCAATTGAATATATTTACAGGGCCCCTATATTTTATTTTTAAGATTATTACAACCATAAAGTTGGCAAATGATCTTAAAGTAAAATTTCCAGAGAATGACTTTGTACCGGTTTACTGGATGGCAACGGAAGACCATGACTTTGCCGAGATTAATCACACGCGTGTCTATGGTAAAAAGATTAGTTGGGATGTCGATGCTTTGTCTGCAACAGGCCGCATGAAAACTGATAGTATGATCGAGGTCGTTAAGCAATACTGTAATACGTTTGGGCTCTCCGAGAATTCAAGTAAATTAACAGAATTGGTCGAAGAAGCATACTTGTCTAATTCGAGTTTAGCAGACGCAACGCGCACGTTTGTCAACTCTCTCTTCAAATCTTTCGGCCTTGTTATTATCGATGCAGATCAGACGGCCCTTAAGAAGGTTTTTGCACCGATTATTGAAAAAGATATACTAGAAGAGCATAGTTGGCACAAGATTGAAGAGACTTCGAAATCATTGAAGTCCGCTGGATATAATACGCAAGTACATGCGCGAGAGATAAATTTCTTTTATTTAACCGATGAGTTTAGAGAACGTATTGTTCGTACAGCAGATGGGAGGTTTGAGGTACTTCATCAAAACATTTTCTTTACGGAAGACGAGATTAAGCAGGAAATAAAGCAAAATCCCGAGCGCTTTAGTCCGAATGTGGTAATGCGTCCATTGTATCAAGAGTTAATCCTTCCCAATTTAGCCTATATTGGAGGGGGTGCCGAAATTGTTTATTGGTTACAACTTAAAGCAAATTTTGATTTCTATAAGGTTCAATTTCCAATTCTAGTACCTAGAAACTCCGCATTGATAACGGATGATAGTATTGCTGGAAAGGTGTTTCGTTTAGACTTTACTTTTAAGAGTATTTTCAAGCCTGTAAATACCTTGAAGAACGAATATGTTCGTCGCAAGACAAAACATAGGTTAAATCTACAAGATGAATGGATGGAGCTGAATTCAATTTTTGGGAAAATTAAGCTTCGTGCGCATAAAATAGACCCAAGCCTAGGCCCAAGTACTGATGCTGTTAAAGCGCGCCTAAAAAAGGCTATAAACAGCTTAGAGAAGAAGCTGTTGAAGGCTGAGAAAAGGAATCATGAGGATGCGTTGATTCAGATCGAGCGCGTCAAAGATAAATTGTTTCCTGGAGGGGGCTTACAAGAAAGAACGGAGAATTTTGCTGTTCTGTATATAAAATATGGGGACGAGTTATTCAATGATTTATTGAAGAACTTCCAGCCCTTAGCATTTAAATTCAGCGTACTCTACTAA